The Pantoea vagans genome includes a window with the following:
- the dapF gene encoding diaminopimelate epimerase — MQFSKMHGLGNDFMVVDAVTQNVFFSPELIRRLADRHLGIGFDQLLIVEPPYDPDLDFHYRIFNADGSEVAQCGNGARCFARFVRLKGLTNKSDIRVSTQTGRMVLSVTNDELVCVNMGEPNFDPQQVPLRANKAENLYLQRVAEQTVMFGAVSMGNPHCVIQVESVKTAPVETLGPLLESHERFPERVNVGFMEVVNPEHIRLRVYERGAGETQACGSGACAAVACGIQQGILAAKVRVDLPGGTLHIAWKGAGQPLLMTGPATHVYDGFIHL, encoded by the coding sequence ATGCAGTTCTCGAAAATGCACGGTCTCGGCAACGATTTCATGGTTGTCGATGCCGTGACGCAAAACGTCTTTTTTTCGCCGGAGCTGATTCGCCGTCTGGCGGACAGGCATCTGGGGATCGGTTTTGATCAATTACTGATCGTCGAACCGCCTTACGATCCGGATCTCGATTTTCATTACCGAATTTTCAACGCTGATGGTAGTGAAGTGGCGCAGTGCGGTAATGGCGCGCGCTGCTTCGCCCGCTTTGTGCGTCTGAAAGGGTTGACCAACAAAAGTGATATTCGCGTCAGCACGCAAACCGGCCGCATGGTGCTGAGCGTGACGAACGATGAGCTGGTGTGCGTCAACATGGGCGAGCCCAATTTCGATCCACAACAGGTGCCGTTGCGTGCCAACAAAGCCGAAAACCTTTACCTGCAACGTGTTGCCGAGCAAACCGTGATGTTTGGTGCGGTATCGATGGGCAACCCTCACTGCGTGATTCAGGTTGAGAGCGTGAAAACTGCACCGGTGGAAACGCTCGGCCCGCTGCTCGAAAGCCACGAGCGCTTCCCGGAGCGCGTCAACGTTGGCTTTATGGAAGTGGTCAATCCTGAACATATCCGTCTGCGTGTGTATGAACGCGGCGCAGGCGAAACCCAGGCCTGTGGCAGCGGCGCCTGTGCGGCGGTGGCTTGTGGTATTCAGCAGGGCATTTTAGCCGCAAAAGTGCGCGTCGATCTGCCCGGCGGAACGCTGCATATTGCCTGGAAAGGGGCGGGTCAGCCGCTGCTGATGACCGGTCCAGCCACACACGTCTATGATGGGTTTATTCATCTATGA
- the lptM gene encoding LPS translocon maturation chaperone LptM yields MRRMISQLGMGLALVSLVGCGLKGPLYFPPKDQPTKSNQQVTEQQQKAAQNADVNGLVTSKPGVQAN; encoded by the coding sequence ATGAGACGAATGATAAGTCAGCTAGGCATGGGGCTGGCACTGGTCAGCCTGGTAGGTTGTGGACTGAAAGGACCGCTGTATTTCCCGCCGAAAGATCAGCCGACCAAAAGCAATCAGCAAGTGACCGAGCAGCAGCAAAAAGCCGCTCAGAATGCTGATGTGAATGGTTTAGTGACCAGCAAACCTGGTGTACAGGCGAACTAA
- a CDS encoding class I adenylate cyclase, translated as MYLYIETLKQRLDAINQLRVDRALAAMGPAFQQVYSLLPTLLHYHHPLMPGYLEGSVPHGVSFFTPDENQQQLLQHLAGDQSLDLSTAVKGERPITGIYSMGSTSSVGQNSVSDLDIWVCHQSWLDNEERLNLQRKCTLLQKWCVSMGVEVSFFLIDENRFRHNESGSLGGEDCGSTQHILLLDEFYRTAVRMAGKRILWNMVPGEEEHHYDEYVMSLYSQGVLTPNEWLDLGGLGTLSAEEYFGASLWQLYKSIDSPYKAVLKTLLLEAYSWEYPNTQLLAMDIKQRLHDGEIVCFGLDPYCMMLERVTRYLTSVDDMARLDLVRRCFYLKVCEKLSSEDHHHQRSGWRREILSQLVKEWGWDDEKLAVLDNRAQWKIERVREAHNELLDAMMQSYRNLIRFARRNNLSVSASPQDIGVLTRKLYAAFEALPGKVTLVNPQISPDLSEDNLTFIHVPEGRANRAGWYLYNQSPDMSSIISHQPLEYNRYLNKLVAWAWFNGLLTSKTRLHMKGNELCDLPRLQELVNDVSSHFPLRVPAPTPKALYSPCEIRHLAIIVNLEHDPTSAFRNQVVHFDFRKLDVFSFGQQQQCLIGSIDLLYRNSWNEVRTLHFSGEQAMIEGLKTILGKMHQDAAPPDTVEVFCYSQHLRGLIRTRVQQLVSECIELRLSSTRQEPGRFKALRMAGQTWGLFFERMSVSVQKLENAVEFYGAISNNKLHGLSIKVESNQTPLPPVVNGYASEGIIQFFFEDTNDDRGFNIYILDESNRVEVYHHCEGSKEELVRDVSRFYSSSHDRFTYGSSFINFNLPQFYQIVNTGDRFQVIPFRSQTLTQLCATQPDNDNGDFQPRYQMH; from the coding sequence TTGTACCTCTACATTGAGACACTGAAACAGAGACTGGATGCAATTAACCAGCTGCGCGTTGATCGTGCGCTGGCTGCTATGGGGCCTGCTTTCCAGCAAGTCTACAGTCTGCTGCCAACATTACTGCACTATCATCATCCACTGATGCCGGGCTACCTTGAGGGTAGCGTTCCACATGGCGTCAGCTTTTTCACGCCTGATGAAAATCAACAGCAGCTCCTGCAACATCTTGCAGGTGACCAGTCTCTGGATCTCAGCACTGCCGTGAAAGGCGAGCGCCCCATCACCGGTATTTACTCGATGGGCAGCACCTCATCCGTGGGTCAGAACAGTGTGTCTGATCTCGACATCTGGGTGTGCCACCAGTCCTGGCTGGATAATGAAGAGCGCCTCAATCTGCAACGTAAGTGTACGCTGTTGCAGAAATGGTGTGTGTCGATGGGTGTGGAAGTGAGTTTCTTCCTGATCGATGAGAACCGTTTCCGCCATAATGAGAGCGGCAGCCTCGGCGGTGAAGACTGCGGTTCAACCCAACATATTTTACTGCTGGATGAGTTTTACCGTACCGCTGTGCGTATGGCGGGCAAACGCATCCTGTGGAACATGGTGCCCGGCGAAGAGGAGCACCATTACGACGAATACGTCATGTCACTCTACTCACAAGGTGTATTGACGCCGAATGAGTGGCTTGATCTTGGCGGCCTCGGCACGCTATCGGCAGAAGAGTATTTTGGTGCCAGCCTGTGGCAGTTATATAAAAGTATCGATTCGCCCTACAAAGCGGTGCTGAAAACCCTGCTGCTGGAAGCCTACAGCTGGGAATACCCCAACACGCAACTTTTGGCGATGGATATCAAACAGCGCTTGCACGATGGCGAAATTGTCTGCTTTGGTCTCGATCCTTACTGCATGATGCTGGAACGTGTGACGCGTTATCTGACCAGCGTCGATGACATGGCGCGCCTCGATTTGGTGCGTCGATGTTTCTACTTAAAAGTGTGTGAGAAGCTTTCTAGCGAAGATCACCACCATCAACGCTCAGGCTGGCGTCGCGAAATTCTGTCGCAGTTGGTCAAAGAGTGGGGCTGGGATGATGAGAAGCTCGCGGTATTAGATAACCGCGCGCAGTGGAAAATCGAGCGCGTGCGTGAAGCGCACAATGAACTGCTGGATGCGATGATGCAGAGTTATCGCAACCTGATCCGTTTTGCCCGTCGTAACAATTTAAGCGTCAGTGCCAGCCCGCAGGATATCGGCGTGCTGACGCGTAAACTGTATGCCGCGTTTGAAGCGCTGCCGGGTAAAGTGACGCTGGTGAACCCACAGATTTCGCCCGACCTCTCGGAAGATAATCTCACCTTTATTCATGTGCCGGAAGGTCGTGCCAATCGTGCGGGTTGGTATCTGTACAACCAGTCGCCGGACATGAGTTCCATCATCAGCCATCAGCCGCTGGAATATAACCGCTACCTGAACAAGTTAGTGGCGTGGGCGTGGTTCAACGGGTTGCTGACCAGCAAAACCCGTCTGCACATGAAAGGTAATGAACTCTGCGATCTGCCGCGTTTGCAGGAGCTGGTGAACGACGTGTCGAGCCACTTCCCGCTGCGTGTGCCTGCGCCAACGCCCAAGGCGTTGTACAGTCCGTGTGAAATTCGTCACCTGGCGATTATCGTCAATCTTGAGCACGATCCGACCTCGGCCTTCCGCAATCAGGTAGTGCATTTCGATTTCCGCAAGCTGGATGTGTTCAGCTTTGGTCAGCAGCAGCAATGCCTGATTGGCAGCATCGATCTGCTGTACCGTAATTCGTGGAATGAGGTGCGTACGCTGCACTTCAGTGGCGAACAGGCGATGATTGAAGGCCTGAAAACCATTCTCGGCAAGATGCATCAGGATGCCGCACCGCCCGATACGGTCGAAGTGTTCTGCTACAGCCAGCACCTGCGTGGTTTGATCCGCACTCGCGTGCAGCAACTGGTTTCCGAATGCATTGAGCTGCGTTTGTCGAGCACGCGCCAGGAGCCAGGCCGCTTTAAAGCGCTGCGTATGGCAGGGCAAACCTGGGGCCTGTTCTTTGAGCGTATGAGCGTCTCGGTGCAGAAACTGGAAAACGCAGTGGAGTTCTACGGTGCGATTTCCAACAACAAACTGCACGGGCTATCGATCAAAGTCGAATCCAACCAGACGCCGCTGCCGCCGGTGGTGAATGGTTATGCCAGCGAAGGCATTATTCAGTTCTTCTTTGAAGATACCAATGACGATCGCGGCTTCAACATCTATATCCTCGACGAGAGCAACCGCGTTGAGGTTTATCATCACTGCGAAGGCAGCAAAGAAGAGCTGGTGCGCGATGTCAGCCGGTTCTACTCGTCATCGCATGACCGTTTCACCTACGGTTCCAGCTTTATCAACTTCAACTTGCCGCAGTTCTATCAGATTGTGAACACCGGCGATCGCTTCCAGGTGATTCCGTTCCGCAGCCAGACGCTGACACAGCTCTGCGCCACGCAGCCCGATAACGATAACGGCGACTTCCAGCCACGCTACCAAATGCACTGA
- the hemD gene encoding uroporphyrinogen-III synthase, whose translation MTILVTRPEPAASELASRLRTLGKLAWTLPLIEFTPGRDLEHLPQKLAALQPGDLVFLLSQQVVLFAHPALERQGITWPKALDYYAIGRSTSLALHTVSHLKVDYPHARETSEELVRLNRLQQVKGKRALILRGSPGRELLAETLIARGAEVEYCECYQRCEKQYDGAIEGRRWRDRGITTLVVTSGEMLQQLFALFPPIDRREWLLHCRLVVVSERLATQAAELGWQDIDVADGADNDALLRALR comes from the coding sequence ATGACCATCCTCGTGACCCGCCCGGAACCCGCCGCCAGTGAATTGGCTTCGCGTTTGCGAACCCTCGGCAAGCTGGCGTGGACGTTACCGCTGATTGAGTTCACGCCGGGTCGCGACCTTGAACATCTGCCGCAGAAATTGGCGGCACTGCAGCCGGGCGATTTGGTCTTTCTGCTGTCACAGCAGGTGGTGCTTTTTGCTCATCCTGCCCTTGAGCGCCAGGGCATCACCTGGCCTAAAGCGCTCGACTATTATGCCATTGGCCGCAGCACTTCTTTGGCACTGCACACCGTCAGTCATCTGAAAGTAGACTATCCTCATGCGCGGGAAACCAGTGAAGAGTTGGTACGCCTGAACCGTCTGCAGCAGGTGAAAGGTAAACGCGCACTGATTCTGCGCGGCAGTCCTGGCCGCGAATTGCTGGCAGAAACCCTGATCGCACGCGGAGCCGAAGTCGAGTATTGCGAGTGCTATCAGCGCTGTGAAAAGCAATACGATGGCGCCATAGAGGGTCGCCGCTGGCGCGATCGCGGCATTACCACTCTGGTGGTGACCAGCGGTGAGATGTTACAACAACTGTTTGCACTGTTTCCGCCAATCGATCGTCGGGAATGGTTATTGCACTGTCGGCTTGTGGTCGTCAGTGAACGTTTGGCTACACAAGCCGCCGAATTAGGCTGGCAGGACATTGATGTAGCCGATGGTGCCGATAACGATGCGCTGCTGCGTGCGTTACGCTGA
- the hemC gene encoding hydroxymethylbilane synthase, with protein MLNKIFRIATRQSPLALWQAQYVQQRLMAAHPGLQVELVPMVTKGDIILDTPLAKVGGKGLFVKELELAMLENRADLAVHSMKDVPVDFPEGLGLVTICEREDPRDAFVSNRYNAIDELPQGAVVGTSSLRRQCQLSARRPDLIIRSLRGNVGTRLGKLDAGEYDAIILAAAGLKRLGLEDRIRQAMPAEISLPAVGQGAVGIECRLDDHTLITLLEALNHSDTAVCVRAERAMNTRLEGGCQVPIGSFAVLEDDQLWLRGLVGSPDGLQMVTGERRGPRDQALQMGISLAEELLDGGARDILRDVYQGQPPV; from the coding sequence ATGTTAAACAAAATTTTCAGAATTGCTACCAGACAAAGTCCTCTTGCTTTATGGCAGGCACAATATGTCCAACAGCGTCTGATGGCGGCACATCCAGGACTGCAAGTTGAGCTGGTTCCGATGGTGACCAAAGGCGACATCATCCTCGACACGCCACTGGCGAAAGTGGGGGGTAAAGGCCTGTTTGTTAAAGAACTCGAACTGGCGATGCTGGAAAATCGTGCCGACCTCGCGGTGCACTCCATGAAAGATGTGCCGGTGGATTTCCCCGAAGGTTTAGGGCTGGTGACCATCTGCGAGCGCGAAGATCCGCGTGATGCCTTTGTCTCTAACCGTTACAACGCTATTGATGAACTGCCACAGGGTGCGGTGGTGGGCACATCCAGCCTGCGTCGTCAGTGTCAGCTCAGTGCGCGTCGTCCCGATCTGATTATTCGCTCATTGCGTGGCAACGTCGGGACGCGTCTGGGCAAGCTTGATGCCGGAGAGTATGACGCGATCATCCTCGCGGCGGCAGGCCTCAAGCGTTTAGGGCTTGAAGACCGTATTCGCCAAGCCATGCCAGCCGAGATCTCTTTACCTGCCGTTGGCCAAGGCGCGGTGGGTATTGAGTGTCGCCTGGATGACCACACCCTGATTACCTTGTTGGAAGCGCTCAATCACAGCGATACTGCGGTTTGCGTACGTGCTGAACGCGCCATGAATACGCGCCTCGAAGGCGGATGTCAGGTACCGATTGGTAGCTTTGCGGTGCTGGAAGACGATCAACTGTGGTTGCGTGGGTTAGTCGGTTCGCCAGATGGTCTACAGATGGTGACGGGTGAACGTCGCGGTCCACGCGATCAGGCCTTACAAATGGGCATCTCACTGGCGGAAGAGCTGCTGGATGGCGGTGCGCGTGACATTCTGCGTGACGTCTATCAAGGACAACCGCCGGTATGA
- the hemY gene encoding protoheme IX biogenesis protein HemY, giving the protein MLKVLVLFLLLIAGVVLGPMIAGHQGYVLIQTDNWNVETSVTGLVIILILSLLVILFIEWVLRRLFRTGARTRGWFTGRKRRSAQRHTQSALMKLAEGDYKQAEKLLSKNADHADQPVANYLLAAEAAQQRGDEVRANQHLERASELSENDTIPVEITRVRLQLARNEDHAARHGIDRLLEVAPRHPEVLRLAEQAYIRTGAWGSLLDILPSMQKSQVNDEIQREALQQQAWLGLMNQAMADQGSEGLKKWWQNQSRKTRQETALQVAMAEHLIECDDPDTAQSIVLEGLKRQYDDRLVLLMPRIKSGDPQSLEKALRQQIKQHGATPLLHSTLGQMLMRHGEWQQAAEAFQQALAQRPDAFDYAWLADVYDRLHRPEDAAKMRREGLLLTLKTNPAP; this is encoded by the coding sequence ATGCTGAAAGTATTGGTGCTTTTCCTGCTGTTGATTGCAGGTGTGGTGTTGGGGCCGATGATCGCCGGCCACCAAGGCTACGTGCTGATTCAGACCGATAACTGGAATGTTGAAACCAGTGTGACGGGCCTGGTGATCATCTTGATCCTCAGTCTGTTAGTGATTCTGTTCATTGAGTGGGTTCTTCGCCGTCTGTTCCGTACCGGCGCACGTACGCGTGGTTGGTTTACCGGCCGCAAACGCCGCAGTGCGCAGCGTCACACGCAAAGTGCGCTGATGAAACTGGCGGAAGGTGACTACAAACAGGCAGAAAAACTGCTGTCGAAGAATGCTGACCATGCGGATCAGCCCGTCGCTAACTACCTGCTGGCCGCCGAAGCGGCTCAACAGCGCGGTGACGAAGTGCGAGCCAATCAGCATCTGGAGCGCGCGTCTGAGCTGTCTGAAAACGACACCATTCCGGTTGAGATCACTCGCGTTCGTCTGCAACTGGCGCGTAACGAAGATCATGCCGCACGCCACGGTATTGACCGTTTGCTGGAAGTGGCTCCACGCCATCCTGAAGTTTTGCGCCTGGCTGAACAGGCTTATATTCGCACCGGCGCATGGGGTTCATTGCTTGATATTCTGCCATCAATGCAAAAATCTCAGGTGAATGACGAAATCCAGCGTGAAGCCTTACAGCAACAAGCCTGGCTGGGGCTGATGAATCAAGCGATGGCCGATCAAGGCAGCGAAGGCCTGAAAAAATGGTGGCAAAACCAGAGCCGTAAAACGCGTCAGGAAACGGCGCTGCAGGTGGCAATGGCTGAACATCTGATTGAGTGCGACGATCCTGATACGGCACAAAGCATCGTATTGGAAGGGCTGAAACGCCAGTATGACGATCGTCTGGTGCTGCTGATGCCGCGCATTAAAAGTGGCGATCCGCAATCGCTGGAAAAAGCGCTGCGTCAGCAAATTAAACAGCATGGCGCCACACCGCTGCTGCATAGCACGCTGGGCCAGATGTTGATGCGCCACGGTGAGTGGCAGCAAGCAGCAGAAGCCTTCCAGCAGGCGTTGGCGCAGCGCCCGGATGCCTTTGATTACGCCTGGTTAGCCGATGTCTATGACCGTCTGCATCGCCCGGAAGACGCCGCTAAAATGCGCCGTGAAGGGTTGTTGCTCACGCTGAAGACCAATCCTGCACCCTGA
- the wecG gene encoding lipopolysaccharide N-acetylmannosaminouronosyltransferase, with the protein MKTDKPRYNLRGVDLHAFNDMESFLHFLLPEGQPRSGTLVAMNAEKMLTLEEDAQLRALIAEAEFKYPDGISIVRSLRKKYPDLQVNRIAGADLWEALMERAGRTGIPVFLIGGRQAVLDETCDKLRRQWNVNIVGRQDGYFAPAEREALFARIAASGAKIVTVAQGSPRQELLMRDCRERWPHALYMGVGGTYDVFTGHVARAPRIWQNLGLEWLYRLIRQPSRWRRQLKLLKYLRYHWRGDL; encoded by the coding sequence ATGAAAACCGATAAGCCGCGCTATAACCTGCGCGGCGTCGATCTTCACGCGTTTAATGATATGGAAAGCTTCCTGCATTTCCTGCTGCCTGAGGGGCAGCCGCGCAGCGGCACGCTGGTGGCGATGAACGCGGAGAAGATGCTGACTCTGGAAGAGGACGCGCAGTTACGCGCGCTGATTGCTGAGGCAGAATTTAAATACCCTGACGGCATCAGCATTGTGCGTTCATTACGTAAGAAGTACCCAGACTTACAGGTGAATCGCATAGCCGGTGCTGATCTGTGGGAAGCGTTAATGGAGCGCGCAGGGCGGACGGGCATTCCGGTGTTTCTGATTGGTGGCCGACAGGCGGTACTGGATGAAACCTGCGACAAGCTGCGTCGCCAGTGGAATGTGAATATCGTTGGCCGCCAGGATGGCTATTTTGCACCCGCTGAGCGTGAGGCACTGTTTGCACGTATCGCCGCCAGTGGGGCGAAGATAGTCACGGTCGCGCAGGGATCACCGCGCCAGGAGCTGCTGATGCGTGATTGCCGTGAGCGCTGGCCACATGCCCTTTATATGGGCGTGGGTGGCACCTACGACGTCTTTACCGGTCACGTCGCGCGTGCGCCACGTATTTGGCAGAATCTGGGGCTGGAGTGGCTCTATCGTCTGATTCGTCAGCCTTCGCGCTGGCGCAGGCAGTTAAAGCTGCTGAAATATTTACGCTACCACTGGCGTGGCGATCTTTGA
- the hemX gene encoding uroporphyrinogen-III C-methyltransferase, whose amino-acid sequence MTEQKASSAMVEETTPADTSPTPAGKKPRDKKSDGKVLSAVAIVIALAIGAGLYLNGKHQADLQAQTNQNLSEQLSALQQQLGSDKQQLTQQLDAANTALNEARTQQDNSAKELETLRDKVATISGNDTRTWLLAQADYLVKLAGRKLWSDQDVTTAAALLKSADTSLADMNDPSVMNVRRALTQDISSLSTVSQVDYDGIILKLNQLSNGVDNLRLADNDSDDAPMDADGGELSSSLHEWRQNLVKSWHNFMDDFITIRRRDNTAQPLLAPNQDVYLRENIRSRLLIAAQAVPRHQDEIYKQSIDAVSTWVRAWYDTNDAATKAFLAQLDELSQQSIAMDVPDTLESQALLEKLMQTRVRNLLAQPSVPADQQGG is encoded by the coding sequence ATGACGGAACAAAAAGCCTCCTCCGCCATGGTTGAAGAAACCACCCCAGCGGACACTTCCCCTACGCCAGCCGGTAAAAAGCCTCGCGATAAAAAAAGCGATGGCAAAGTGCTGAGTGCAGTGGCGATTGTGATTGCGCTGGCGATTGGCGCAGGACTTTACCTCAATGGGAAACACCAGGCCGATTTACAGGCTCAGACTAACCAAAACCTGAGCGAGCAGCTGAGCGCGTTGCAGCAGCAACTGGGCAGTGACAAACAGCAGTTAACCCAACAGCTGGATGCAGCCAATACCGCCTTAAATGAAGCGCGTACCCAGCAAGATAACAGCGCAAAAGAGCTGGAAACGCTGCGGGATAAAGTGGCGACCATCTCCGGCAACGACACGCGCACCTGGCTGTTGGCGCAAGCGGACTATCTCGTCAAGTTAGCGGGCCGTAAGCTGTGGAGCGATCAGGATGTCACCACGGCGGCAGCGCTGTTAAAAAGTGCCGACACCAGCCTCGCGGACATGAACGACCCTAGCGTCATGAACGTCCGCCGCGCACTGACCCAGGACATCAGCTCCTTGTCTACCGTGAGCCAGGTCGATTATGACGGCATCATTCTCAAGCTTAATCAGTTGTCGAACGGCGTAGATAACCTGCGTCTGGCCGACAATGACAGCGATGACGCACCAATGGATGCTGATGGCGGCGAGCTGTCCAGCTCTCTGCACGAATGGCGTCAGAATCTGGTGAAGAGCTGGCACAACTTTATGGATGATTTCATTACCATCCGCCGCCGTGACAACACCGCACAGCCGCTGCTGGCGCCGAATCAAGACGTCTATCTACGTGAAAACATTCGTTCGCGGCTGCTGATTGCAGCTCAAGCCGTACCACGTCATCAGGATGAGATCTATAAACAGTCGATTGATGCCGTTTCAACGTGGGTGCGTGCCTGGTATGACACCAACGATGCTGCCACCAAAGCGTTTCTTGCCCAGTTAGATGAACTCAGCCAGCAGAGCATCGCCATGGATGTGCCTGATACACTGGAAAGCCAGGCGCTGCTGGAAAAACTGATGCAAACACGCGTCAGAAATCTGCTGGCGCAGCCGTCGGTTCCGGCTGATCAACAGGGAGGCTAA